A region of the Carettochelys insculpta isolate YL-2023 chromosome 11, ASM3395843v1, whole genome shotgun sequence genome:
CAGAGCTGAGCCCTTGGCAGAGACTGGCACTCAAGCTGCAGGAGGCTTTGTGGGGAGCAGTCGGAACGCAGGCTTGATCGCCAGAACCACACGCGAGCGAGGGGAGACGTGGGCTATGGCCAGGGCTCCCTGGGCAGGCTGTCTGCCACGCAGCCTCCAGCCAGGAAGCACAGTGAGCCCCGAGCAGGTCGCCGCTGGGCGATGGCCAGCGTCGATAACGTGTCTGGGAAACGCCGCGGCTGGCTCTTCCTGGCCTCGGCCCCGGTGGGAGCAGGGATTgttgggaggctggggcagaggcaggcggCCCTACTTCAAAGGAGAGCGGAGAAGGAAGCTCCCAGCTTCAGGCCGGCTCAGGGACGGGGCAGACAATGGCAGGAGGTGTGACTCATGGCCCACACGCCGCAGGGTCAAGGCCACCACCCCAGGACAAGTCCAGGCTTCAAACACCCCAGAGGAAAGAAACCTCCCAGACTCCCTCCGCCCAGGAGCCTCTTGGGAGCTGGGCTACCGTCAGGACCCCATGGGGGGAGACAAGGCAGGCCTGCCAAAAGGAAATGACAGCCCCAGACAGGAAGGATGGTGCACAGGGGGGCGCAGCCTAGAACAATAAGGCTGAGCAGCAAAGCGACCCCTTGCACCACGATAACGGCATGAGACAGCTTATAATAGAACGCCGGCCGCTGGGTGATGATCAGCGCAGCTGCGCCTGTGCGGACATGAGAGGGATCGGCAGAGCTGCCTGAGCTCTGGGGCAGCGTCTAACCCCTCACAGCCCGTTGGGCCTCCGAGTTCCACCGGGAACTGACAGCACAAGCCCATCGATAAGGTACATCCctggctgggaagccagcagtGAGCTGCGCCACAACATGACTATGACTTCAGGCTGCTCCAACCAGGCCAGCACTGAGCCAGCAGCTGTGTCGTTCGTCTGGGCTGACACATCCACGCTGTACCGAGATCTGTCACCTCCCCGTGTAGCCCTGCATTGTCAGCCGTTCTCAGCCCAGGGTGTGTGTACCCCTGGGGTTACCCAGGGCTCTTCCAGAGAGTCCATTAactttatgaataaaaaattggacttactTTACGtccatcttctttttttttttaattgagccTTTTTGCACAATCCCAGCCCATTGCAATTAAGTTGGTTAAActaatgtgttgcaatggtagaaaaaaaaaatcgtgtGTTGGAAGATTGTAGGGCCTGGGGtacttctctttttaaaagaggTACTTTATAAAAACCTGCAGGACCTCTGGCACATGTAACATACAGGTGCAGTGATCTGCGCTCTAAATTTAGTGCGTTTTAAAAGGGGGGAGGACCCAGTTCAAAGTTTCATCAGTGTTTTATCATCAGCAATAAAAAGAAGGTGGGAAAGGCATTTTCTACACACTGTCTTCATATACACATAAAGCCCCCCGGTGAGTTGGTAGCTGCTGatcactccctctcaggggtgtcctcttgtCTGTAAGGTCAGACACAGCGCCCCCTAAGTGGGCGGTGCTCTGTATCCCACGCCGAACGGCCCCTCTTGGTTCCTTTaacaccagccctggcagccagaTGTGATTCAAACCCAGCCTTCCCCCTGGTTTTGGGGTGTCCGCACTGGcctgtgtgtggcagggaggagagggaagggtcTGCAGGGGACCACTTAACTCGGAGCCTGTGTGCTGAGCCCGGGTCAGGGGCAGGCCGGGCAGAGACACTCGGCAGGATGTGGGGGACCTGGCGGGGAAGGTGAATGCACCTGGGGGGACAATGATGCCTCGGCTGCAGCCAAGGAGCCGGTCCCGGGCTGtcccctccagtgcctgcagctgcagagggtccCAGGAAATGTGGGGCACCAGGTTGCTCTAAGTTTCTTGCTGCCCTAAGAAGCCGCATATGCGGcaatgccagctccagccccagcccccggccaACCTCGCTgcaccctgcagggcctgggacaagccccctgctccacccagcccccaagGCCCCTCTCTGCAGGGCCTCTGCCCCGAGCCTTGCAGATtagcctggcactggcagcaggatCGGGCCCGTCCCAGCACTCATCTGtggctggggaagcagggcagCCTGACCCAGCTGCACCGGCCTTGTGGCTTCCCAccagtgagtgggggagggggggttctcCCCTTCTTCCATGCCCCCTCTCctgagccatggggctgggaaccGGGGGAGCGGAGCCCTCTGGGTCGGGTCACTCCACTTCCCGCGCTGTGGctgagtggggggctgggccagcccactgctgcctcccacagctccttGAGTCTGGTCTAGAAAGAGACCCCCCCACTGGAAACATGCTGGGCCCCTCCTGCCTGCTCAGCCCCCGCTGCCCAGGGAGCCGGGCTCGGGGAGAACATTGCTCAAGGCCCCTGGCGCCACTCAACTGCCAGGTCACTGACACTGGAAGCTGAGCAGCCCCGACCCTTGTCTGCTGGAGGCCAGCCGGCTGTcctgccctgtggctgctgcgCTCTCCGGCCGGGGGTCAGTGCTCCCTCCTGCGGCGGGGCTGACCGGTCCCCTCCTCTGCTCGCAGAGCTGCTGAGATCCAACACCTCCCGCCTGCTGCTGGGCTCGGGGGATGGCCTGGCCTTCCAGTCCTTCTTGGTGGACGAGGCCAGGGCGTGGCTGATGGTGGGAGCTAAGGACCACGTCTTCCTGCTGCACCTGGACAGGCCAGACGAGGCGCCTCAGAAGGTCAGTGCCGGCTGGGGGCTCTCCGGGGAGCTGGGGCTCCGCTCAGAGTGCTGGAGGGGGCTCGGACGCTGTCACGCATggccactgggggagggaggaggatgcACCAGGCCTGAGCTTCCCTGGGAGCCTGGCCCCTCAGCTGGGTTCACCGAGGAGCAGGGCTAGAGCTCTGCTGGCACGCACCTCCTGCCCCCTTggcccctggaggaggaggccgGAGTGACCGCCCGGGCTGGGCTTGCTCTTGCAGGTTTTCTGGCCAGCCCCCAAGCAGCAGGTGGAGCGCTGCCGGCTTGCAGGGAAGAACCCAGAGGTAAGCAGCCCCCGGCTCCTGACCTGGGTTAAATGCGCCGTGGGGCCTGCCTGACCCACACAAGTGTAACCAACACACCCGGGGGGCAGGTCAGTGTCCCATGTAGCGGCAGCTGGGCCACTTACTGAGGGAACGAACGAGGCTCTTGGACAGCCTCCTCCGAGCGCCAGCTGCCTTTCAGTGCAAACGAGAGAGGCGCCCGCACTGagctccaggggtcccaggtTCCAGCCCGCCTGTGTCCGCCAGGCCTGGCCACGCTACAGGGAGGGGGGAGCAATGGGCGGTGCCCCGGGACGGGCTGGTGGTGGCATCTGACGGCAGCTCTCCCCCCGAGCAGACGGAATGCGCCAATTTCATCCGGCTGCTGCAGCCCTTCAACAGGAGCCATGTGTTTGCCTGCGGGACAGGCGCCTACCAGCCAGTCTGCGCCTTCCTGCAGCTAGGGGCCAGGCCGCAGGTGAGAGGCTCCGGGACGATCCATCCGGGGGGGCCATAACTCCACTGGCTGCATGATGAACCCCAGGGTACCCACTTTACaagagccccccccccagagcatACCCTTGCCAAGCTCTGCAGCAAGCACAAGGAACCTGGCGGCGTGCCTTGCTCAGGACCTCAGGAGGGGGCAACGTGAGGGGccgctcccccagcagcaggaaggaggCCTGCCCATTTCTGCCATGGGACCCTGCATGCCCCCAGCCATGCCCAGGTCAGGTCTCTGCAGAGAtcagctgctcccaggccagcagcaACTGAGCAACCCCGGCCAGGCGAGCCAGACTGGGCTAGCTTGGGTTGGTGCCCAGCAATGGGGCAGTTTCTTTGGGCTGGGAGtctgccttggccctgccctgctaCTGCCTGAGCTAATCACCACCCCGCCAGAGCCTGTCCCCTGAGCctcctaactccctcccagagccccctcTGGCACTCCAAACCCTtcctcctcagccccaccacagagctctcccctgccccaggccagagctcccccacCTCCTGAACCCCTCAatttctggccccagcccagtgaaagtgagtgagcaatggaggggggaggggctgcagtgagtaggggcggggcctcagaTAAGAGGCGGGGCTAGAGTGCTCAGTTAGGCACAGGTAGCAAGTTGGCAACCCCACCCCGGGCATGCCCCTTGGCCCCAAAGGGGACTTGGTCAGGTCTACGGCGAAGCCGCTCGCGTCCGCTTGTTCCCAGCCTCCGCCTCGGCTGACACCCCCTTTCACCCCCAAGGAGCCGGGGCGCTCCCTGCTGCGGCTGGTGGCCCACTCTGTGGAATCCGGCAGAGGCAGGTGTCCGTACAGCCCCCACGAGCCTTTCACTGGGCTCCTGCTAGGTAAGAGGAAGCGGGGGTGGCATGCTACGGGGATGGGCGCATTAGAAATGtagcagctccagccagctgtgGCTCGGGCCCTGTGAAACCTGCCACCTCCCGTCcccggggagcccagctgggcgcGGAAGGACAGAGACAGGGATCgtcccaggccagggcacagcCAAGCGCCGAGCTGGGCCTCTGACCTGGCCCGGCTCAGTGGGGCGGGAACTCCAGGGCCCACCTGGCTTGTGACTAGCTGAGTGGGAGCCCGTCGGTcgtggtgccagaggcagggggCTGCGCCGGAGGCCACTGTGATAAGACCTCTCCTGGCCTCGGGTTTGGGTTCATCCCTCTAGCTGTGGCTGGTGTTGAGGCAGCAGAGAAGGAGCTCGCTCCCGAAGAGAGCTTGGAGGCCCCACGCTCAGCCTGGTGCTAGGGAGGCAGATGACGCCGGCCCTCTGTGCCGCGTGGTGGTCCTAGTCTGTCTTCACACCTCTGGGAGTCTCCTTGGCCCAGTCAGCTAACGGCTCCTCTGGCGCGGCCGGCCTGGGGCACGGCCCCCCTGCTAGGCCGTCTGTGCCTCTCCTTGCCTGGGGCTGCACCTGCGCTAGGGGACCACTGTCGGACCCCAGCGCCGTCCGGCTCTGCTAACCGGTGCTTGCCTCTCTGAGCCCAGATGGGGAGCTGTATTCGGGCACCTCCAGCGACTTCCTGGGCGGCAGCGCCGCCTTCTTCCGGACCCAGGTGgacagggccaagcagagctacATCCGGACGGAGCAGAACCAAGATCACTGGCTGAACGGTAGGATGGAGGCGTCCTGCCCTGCTGGGTACCGCCGCCTCGCACTGCGGGGGAGAGGCTGCTCGGCCAGGCAGGGAGAGGTGCAGACTCCACGGCTTCCAGGCTGGGCTTTGGTTTTCTCACCCCTCTTGTCGCTAGGGCGCAGGCCCCCTGGCTGAGCCCTTCAGACATCCCtacctgagccccagccagcttcagccggcaggagctgcagggagaccGGAcgggaggggtcccaggagccagagGAGAGACCCGGGGAGAGCAGGTCACCCCCACGGCCgggcccagctgctccagctgccagtggGCCGAAGCCCCAGCCGCATGCAGGCTGCAAGCTCCCTTCCATGAGCACCTCCGCCCCTGCTCGCTCGGCCAGTCCGGCCCccgaggagggagggggctgctgggacccagccccCCATGTAGCCCCTGCTTTGCTGGCGCGTGTGTGCGtgccagggctgcagagcagcgGGCCGTCAGCTGCAAGCCCGGCTGCAGTCATCTCCGGGCACGGAGACGCTCAAAGACCCAGAGAGCGCAGTGAGCGTGTCTGGGGGGACGCAGGCTCCCACCAATGCCAGGCCCCTAAAGCCAATGCAACAGCCGGAGTGGGTCCGCGGGCCGGGgctgagcacccccaccccacgtgGGCTCTTGCTGAAcccccaggctccctgcttggAGTGAGCTGCGTCTCCCAGCTCCAGCGCCCAGCAGGGACTTCAGCTCccgggggctggctgcagagcctggACGTCTGGGCTCACGCCCGCCTGGCAGGACACAggaactggggaggtggggaattAAGGCTCTGTATGCGAAAGCCCCAAATCGAGGCCGCAAGGCCAAGGCCGTGCGAGGAAAAGGGGCAGGAATCGGGCGACTTGCCTGCACCCGCCATTGGCTGCCAGCTTTCCCCTCTCGCAGAGCCCGTGTTTGTCGGCGCCTTTGTGATCCCCGACACCCACAACGCCCACGACGACAAGGTGTACGTCTTCCTCCGGGAGACGGCGCTGGAAGCCGGCCAGTGGGAGCGGCGGCGCGTCCACGCCCGGGTGGCACGTGTCTGCAAGGTGAGCCGCCCCCGGGTGCAGCTGCGGTGCGCCAGTCATGGCCTCCCCACGCCCCCAGGTGGCAGGGCCCTGCGGCTCAGCACCGCCAGGCGAGGCGAGGGGAGGCAGCGTGAGCAAGTGGTTAGAGCAGACCCAGGGAAGCAGGAGGCCTGGGTTTGtcaccctgctccctgctgggtgAATGGGCCGGGGGCGTGCGGCTGGGCGCGGGTGTGGCGGGATCGCGCCGCGGGGAGGGCAGGCCTCTGAGCGGCTGGTTTGTGGCTGGCAGAACGACGTGGGCGGGAAGCACAGCCTGATCAACCGCTGGAGCACCTTCCTCAAGGCCCGGCTGGTCTGCTCTGTGCCCGGGCCCCAGACCAGCGAGACCCACTTCGACCAGCTCGGTGAGTCTCCCGCCGGCCGGGCTCAGGCCGAGGGATGGAGCACAGGCGCTGGAGGGGGGGCAAAGTCGtgagcagagccccccccccggACTCATCACTGCTGTCGTTCCAGAGGACGTCTTCCTCCTCCGCACCCGGGACCCCCAGAGCCCTCTGGTCTTCGGCCTCTTCACCGTCGCCAGGTCTGTGGGAGGTGGCCAGGCTAggtggaggcagccctggcacgACTGGCCGtgggagtgggtggctggacatTGCAGAGGCTGTGACTAGCTGCAGTGTGGGGCGGGACAGGGGAAGGATGCACACAGACGAGCCCGTTGCAGAGCCTCCCAGCTGACCCCCGCACCCCTGGGCCTGTGCCaggcctccctgcctgccccacctgccagcactGCGCTCCCCAGGGGACTCCTGGGCCAGCCCATGCAGCAGCTCTCACCCCAGGGAGGGTGGCTCAGCCCCTGAGGGACGCCGCCTGCTCTCCCCACGGCAGCTGACCGGCCCTCTCTCCTCTCGGGCAGCGGGCTCTTCAAGGGCTCTGCCGTGTGCGTCTACTCCATGGCGGCCGTGCGAGCGGCTTTCAGCGGGCCCTTCGCGCACAAGGAAGGTGCCGACTACCGCTGGGTGGAGTACAAGGGCCGGATCCCCTACCCCCGCCCAGGGACGGTGagtgtcagggctgggggtgggggaaatccaGACCCCCTGTGCCGGGAACTCTCCCTCCATTTCcatctgcccccagtgccccagcGAGACCTACGACCCCCTCCTCCGTTCCACCAAGGACTTCCCCGACGAGGTCATCAGCTTCGTCCGCGGTCACCAGCTGATGTGGGGCCCCGTGTACCCGCTGGGCCGCAAGCCCGTCCTGGTGCGGGCCAACGTGCCCTATCAGCTCCGGCAGCTCCTGGTGGACAGGGTGGAGACAGAGGCCGGGCACTACGACGTTCTCTTCCTGGGAACAGGTGAGCGGCTCTGGGCTCTTCCCCAGCAGCTCGGCTGGTGCCTCCGTGCCTCTCCTGCAGCCTGCTGAGAGCACCTGGCGCCTCTGCCccctgggggccagcagaagcccccactgcccaccactGAGCTGTACCTCTGCACCAGTCAAGCAGCCAGCACACCTCAGCCATGCCCCACGGCCAGCCCCTCCCCGTGCTGCGCAGACCCAcacaccccgccctgccccagagagctgggcACTGCCAACCGCGGGTCCAGCACCTGTACGCACACTAGTGACCAGCCCCAGACCTTTCTGCTCCTGCCCCGGAGCAGGGCAACTCTCGCCCCTGTGGGGCAGCCACCAGAGGGCCTCACTTCCCCACCTGCTCACCCTCACTGCGGCCTGGCCTGGGACCTCCAGGCTTTCCGGACTCCCGGGCCCGGCCAGCGTCTGAAGTGTCTGGCGCACCCCCAGGTTCCTCCTCCCTTTGGGCTAGCCAAAGCAGCTGTGACGCACAGCAGCTTCCGGGCCACGCTAGGCCCCACAAATGGCTCCTGCCTCACCTCTACCACGGCCTGACAAGCCACACCGGTCGGCAGAGAGCCGCACACGGCCGCCCTGCTGTTGGGGCCGGGGGTGGCTGTACTGGCTTGGCCAGGGCTCTTTGTGAAGCTAGACGAAGAGCTAGTTCTCGGTGCAGTTGCGAGGCCCAGGCTGGACTCTGTTCCCCTCCCTACGCCCAGCGGGTCTCTGACTCTCTCTCTGGGCACCCATGACTctgaggagggaaggaggggcaagGGGTTAGTGGAAGCCACTTCTCTGGGGCTGGCTAGAGCTCAGCTGATCCCTTCCCCTGCTGGAGCCTGGAGGAGAAGCCGAAGCCCCCGGCCCGGGCTGGGAACAGGCCCCCCTGCCTGGGGCGGATGCTGAGTAAGTTCGTCCCTGCTGGAGTAAGGAAGCAGCTCCAAGGCTGTCTCGCTCTGTAGCCAGCGCCTACCACCACGCGCTTCCCTGGGGGCCACTGGCTCGGCTGGGGGGGTTGTGAcagctcccttcctgccccccagatgATGGCAAAGTGCTGAAGGTGGGGCTCGCCCCGAGGAGCGGCCTGGACAGCGAGATCAGCCTGGAGGAAATCAGTGTCTCTAAGGTACCGGGGCAGGGCCCGCCTCTCCCACCCCTTGGGGACTAGGCTGGCTCCTGGGACACTGATCTCAGGTTTCCGCACAAccctgggaagcagctgcagcttctACGTCCTGGCCGTgaagctgagccagccaggcacctgctccatcctttccctgccctcagctgcagcagccgtGGGCAGAGCTCAAGTCGtccgtgccccagccagccaaAGGCAGGGGGGTGACCTGCAACCCCGCCTTCTGCCCCCAGTCGCGTGGGAGGCCTGGCCCTCTGCCAGGGAGGGGCAGTGCTGGTACCACACTGCACAGACAGGCAACTAAGTGAAGTGCTCAAGGCCATGCCGAGCCTGTGTCAGAGCTTGGGCCTGGATCCGGACCCCCCCAtccagtcctggctggaatgGAACCTGTTCAAAGCACAGGGGCCAAGCTGCATCCGCTGGGCAAAgcggggggcaggctgggacccCGAGCTCCACAGCAACCCTTTCCCCGCAGGTGCCGGCTCCCGTCCTGGACATGCAGTTCTCCCCGAAGCGGGTAAGTCCGCAGTAATCACTGGCCACAAAGCCCTAGTGCACACGGAGCCGAGTCCCAGCTGCACTCAGCTGGTGGGTGGCCAGGCTGCGGCTCCCAGCTACTGGTGCAGGAGCCATGCACCCGCCGCAGCTGCGTGGGACAGGAGCAGCGTTCCCTCGCACTTCTGCCAtgtgtgggcagaataaattttgttacgtgcactaaggcgcatgcatggatgtgcaccagcaatagaaacccTGCCGgccgggggcgctctgctaaggagccgggcggcacctgaatctctcctgggcggccgtccacctgctcagcttgcaggggacCTGGCACAGGATCCACCATTCCTGGACACTAAGTGCCAGATGTGGTCCCAGCTGTCAGGATCAGGCCCCGTTGCGGGGCACCAGCAGTGGCACTGCCCAGTCCCAGttctcaggatcaggccccctTGCGTGGCACCAGCAGTGGCACTGCCCGGTCCCAGttctcaggatcaggccccctTGCGTGGCACCAGGCTGGCACTGCCTGGTTCAAGTCCAACGCCCGCTCCCCGCAGTAGGAGATGGAGTAGCCAGTTCccttgctggctgggagccgAGCTGCGCTCGCGGCCCCACAGCCGGGCACCTGCCTGCCACTGCTCCCTGGAGCGGGAGCCGGGGGCTGACAGCCGTCCTGGCTCCCTGCGCAGCAGgagctgtttgtgagcagcacacaggggctggcccagctccccctgcaccgcTGCGAGCTCTACGGCCCCGCCTGCGCCGACTGctgcctggccagggacccctACTGCACCTGGGACGGTGCCGCCTGCAGCCCCGCCCAGCTGACGGAGAAGAGGTGAGTGGCCCCAGCCCGCCTGCTGTCCAGCCCTGTCAATGCCCCCCGGCCTGCTGCCCACCCCGCCACTGAAGCCTGCTCAGACACCCCTGAGTGCCCCGTCTCCTTCGCTCCGTGCAGGCGAGCCCGCTGCCAGGACCCGCAGAGTGCCGACCCGGTCAGCCAGTGCCAGGACACCACAGCGGGTGAGAAGCTGCGACCCTCCATGGCGCTAGGGCTGTTCTCACGGGCCTCGAGCAGGGCCGGCCCTGCGCCGCGGCCTGGAAGGGAGACGTCACACCAGTGCCACGtcactcccctgtgccccacgcAGGGGGCTGCCTGTTGGGTCAGGCACTTCCCTGGGCTAGGGGCAGGGTCACCTTCCCGGTGGCTTCCCGCTTGCCCTGCACCAGTCGCCTCTACCCAGGGCGGTCGCCCCAGTCCAGCCTATTCCGTTTTGGGCACTGCCAGACTCCTCCAGCGCCGGTGTCTGTCCGGCTGCAGCCGGGGAGGGCCGAGAGGCTGCAGCAGGACCCGGGGGTGGGATTCCTCTCCCCACGCACAGGCCCTGCTGTCCCGTCGCAGGGCTCACGGCGCCAGAGGAAAGGCTGCTCTTCGGGGTGGAGAACAATTCCATGTTCCTTGAGTGCCTGGCCCGCTCCCCCCAGACGGCACTGCGGTGGCTGGCACAGCGTGGCCGGGAGGACCCCCTGCAGGAGGTACGTGGGG
Encoded here:
- the LOC142018918 gene encoding semaphorin-3D-like isoform X2; protein product: MSALISSCLHLSAILLTWSVLLALGTGSAWKQGVPRLRLSYKELLRSNTSRLLLGSGDGLAFQSFLVDEARAWLMVGAKDHVFLLHLDRPDEAPQKVFWPAPKQQVERCRLAGKNPETECANFIRLLQPFNRSHVFACGTGAYQPVCAFLQLGARPQEPGRSLLRLVAHSVESGRGRCPYSPHEPFTGLLLDGELYSGTSSDFLGGSAAFFRTQVDRAKQSYIRTEQNQDHWLNEPVFVGAFVIPDTHNAHDDKVYVFLRETALEAGQWERRRVHARVARVCKNDVGGKHSLINRWSTFLKARLVCSVPGPQTSETHFDQLEDVFLLRTRDPQSPLVFGLFTVASGLFKGSAVCVYSMAAVRAAFSGPFAHKEGADYRWVEYKGRIPYPRPGTCPSETYDPLLRSTKDFPDEVISFVRGHQLMWGPVYPLGRKPVLVRANVPYQLRQLLVDRVETEAGHYDVLFLGTDDGKVLKVGLAPRSGLDSEISLEEISVSKVPAPVLDMQFSPKRELFVSSTQGLAQLPLHRCELYGPACADCCLARDPYCTWDGAACSPAQLTEKRRARCQDPQSADPVSQCQDTTAGLTAPEERLLFGVENNSMFLECLARSPQTALRWLAQRGREDPLQEVRSSDRVSLLEQGLLIRQLAREDAGVYQCQAVERTFSRPLVRYSLRVIGQEATGTAPAKRSQGDQQGGSRLRSPLPEAGLQLHYKGYPQAPGPSLDEYCNALGQQPKAWSPKWQQHSVESKKGRARRQPGPRGMRRAELSIV
- the LOC142018918 gene encoding semaphorin-3D-like isoform X1 translates to MSALISSCLHLSAILLTWSVLLALGTGSAWKQGVPRLRLSYKELLRSNTSRLLLGSGDGLAFQSFLVDEARAWLMVGAKDHVFLLHLDRPDEAPQKVFWPAPKQQVERCRLAGKNPETECANFIRLLQPFNRSHVFACGTGAYQPVCAFLQLGARPQEPGRSLLRLVAHSVESGRGRCPYSPHEPFTGLLLDGELYSGTSSDFLGGSAAFFRTQVDRAKQSYIRTEQNQDHWLNEPVFVGAFVIPDTHNAHDDKVYVFLRETALEAGQWERRRVHARVARVCKNDVGGKHSLINRWSTFLKARLVCSVPGPQTSETHFDQLEDVFLLRTRDPQSPLVFGLFTVASGLFKGSAVCVYSMAAVRAAFSGPFAHKEGADYRWVEYKGRIPYPRPGTCPSETYDPLLRSTKDFPDEVISFVRGHQLMWGPVYPLGRKPVLVRANVPYQLRQLLVDRVETEAGHYDVLFLGTDDGKVLKVGLAPRSGLDSEISLEEISVSKVPAPVLDMQFSPKRQELFVSSTQGLAQLPLHRCELYGPACADCCLARDPYCTWDGAACSPAQLTEKRRARCQDPQSADPVSQCQDTTAGLTAPEERLLFGVENNSMFLECLARSPQTALRWLAQRGREDPLQEVRSSDRVSLLEQGLLIRQLAREDAGVYQCQAVERTFSRPLVRYSLRVIGQEATGTAPAKRSQGDQQGGSRLRSPLPEAGLQLHYKGYPQAPGPSLDEYCNALGQQPKAWSPKWQQHSVESKKGRARRQPGPRGMRRAELSIV